In Methanococcus voltae, the sequence TTTTCAAAATATAAGTTCTAAAATATAAAACAGTTTTAAAAAGTTTCTTTATCGTTATATTTATCTTATAAATTACAATATTATGTTTATTCGATAAATAAATTATAGCCAATATTTTGTAAAATATAATAATTTTGTAAAATATATTTACATATAATCATACTTATAATTATAAAATTATCAATAAATTATAAATTATAAATTATCTAAAAAAGCTCTGAGTTTAAAATATATGCGAGGGAAGGGATTCGAACCCTCGAACTCCTACGAGACTAGACCCTCAATCTAGCGCCTTTGACCAGGCTCGGCGACCCTCGCACTAAAACAGTGTATAATACATATTATGCTTGTTATACCGTAGTATATCAATTATTAATCATTATGAGGTATATAACTTAATTACATAGTTTAATCATATCTTTAAATATATATAGTTTTCGCTAAATAGTTTAAAAATAAATAGATTACTTAATAAATCCATAAACTTATATATTTGGGTATTTTACGTAATAGAAAACTATATATAGATGTTTTGAGTATGTTAAAGTAGCCAAGATGAATTAGTGGGTTTACGATGAAAAGGTGGAGATTTGCCGAGGTGGCTTAGGCTGGTTATAGCGCTCGGCTCATACGGAAAATACTCAGGGATTTAATTCCCTGGGTCCTGGGAAACCGAGAGGTCGGGGGTTCGAGTCCCCCCCTCGGCATTTTTATTTTAGGTAAATTAATTTGTATATTTGAATATACTAATAAAGAAAATTAAAAATTTAAAAAATAAAAGATAATCTAAAAAATAAGGTATAAAGAAAATTAAAAATAAAAAATAAAAAAATTAATTATTTACTTTTTATGGGAGTTCCAAAGAAATTTATTTTATCAATCAATTCATTAAAACATTCCTTTTCAAATTCTATTGCTTGCTCTTTTGTATAAACTCCACTAACTTCTCCATCGAGTGTTAATTTATCAACACCCCGTAATACGATTCTATCGCTTCCGTCTTTCTTTAATATATCTTCCATATCCCTATCGTGAACTAATGCTCTTGAAGGAATTAATACAGTATCCTTTAATTCAGTTAAATCAATTGTTTCTAAATCTTTTTTAGTAATAAGGTCTGAAATATCTTTATTAACTTTTATAACGTTTATCGGCGTATCTTTAAAAAGTTCTGAGAGGAATATATACGATACTGAACCCGTAATAATCGTTGCTTCGGATTTTATACTATTTTTTAAATTATTTATTGTTTCTTCATCTTTCATTATAGCAAATGGCGTATCAGTAATAGGGTCATAAACTGGCGTTCCTGAAAGTCTTACTTTATCCCCGTACGTATTGTACATTTCTTCTACAACATTTCTAAATTCCTCTATTGTTTGAACTTCAATCTCTTCAATTAAAGGCTCATTCTCAAATATCAACCCATTTTCTATTTTATTTGCAAATCTCATCAAAATTATAGCATTTGCACCCCAATCTATTAAATCGGATATTGTTTTTTTCAAAATTTCCCCATCATTAACGCCAGGAACTACAATTATGGCACAATGGGTTTCACAATGTTTACAGAAGTGCTTTAAACATTCGATTGAAACGTCAG encodes:
- the mmp10 gene encoding methyl coenzyme M reductase-arginine methyltransferase Mmp10 (Mmp10 (methanogenesis marker protein 10) is a cobalamin-requiring radical SAM methyltransferase that creates the methylarginine modification to methyl coenzyme M reductase.) translates to MANEKRKNDQKNDNLKTQLLIDLKGEPGKNCGGFCKFCYFRKVNFKNPEPLGCGQCTYRIGCDYCTNSIREINGDFIPLPFAIQQIQDSLMFKRYDKINITSGGDTSYYPYLEELCREIANMGLKIHLGYTSGKGIKSLQSAKNMVDYGVDEVTFSVFATDKQLRKEWMNDKDPDVSIECLKHFCKHCETHCAIIVVPGVNDGEILKKTISDLIDWGANAIILMRFANKIENGLIFENEPLIEEIEVQTIEEFRNVVEEMYNTYGDKVRLSGTPVYDPITDTPFAIMKDEETINNLKNSIKSEATIITGSVSYIFLSELFKDTPINVIKVNKDISDLITKKDLETIDLTELKDTVLIPSRALVHDRDMEDILKKDGSDRIVLRGVDKLTLDGEVSGVYTKEQAIEFEKECFNELIDKINFFGTPIKSK